A portion of the Cryptomeria japonica chromosome 5, Sugi_1.0, whole genome shotgun sequence genome contains these proteins:
- the LOC131032834 gene encoding probable UDP-arabinopyranose mutase 5, producing MAMEINANEVDIVVSVTRPDPSFLEAWMPFFSPYHVIVVQEPELEENVKVPSGLNHTLYTKHDMERILGIGVLNSLGFRGHSCRAFGYLMSKKKYIFSLDDDCIPAKDPNGYLINPLEQHIVNLMNPSTPFFFNTLYDPYRDGSDFVRGYPFSLRQGVPCAISCGLWMNLPDYDAPTQILKPDERNTRYVDAVLTVPHGALFPMSGINIAFNREIIGPAMFSGLARSGAGKPLLSRYDTLEDIWCGLCCKVICDHLGYGIKTGLPYVWRKEDFGDPMVSLSREYEGVKWLEEIVPFFQALRLPRTALTVEDCFAEIGKQVKDKFRNLDPLFSEVGTSMEDWAKAWKAASS from the coding sequence ATGGCGATGGAGATCAATGCAAATGAAGTGGACATTGTGGTATCTGTAACTCGCCCAGATCCGAGTTTCTTAGAAGCCTGGATGCCCTTTTTCTCTCCATATCATGTGATTGTAGTTCAGGAGCCCGAGCTTGAAGAAAATGTTAAAGTCCCATCCGGGTTGAATCACACTCTGTATACAAAACATGACATGGAAAGGATACTAGGTATCGGAGTTTTGAACTCCCTAGGTTTCAGAGGGCACAGTTGCAGGGCATTTGGGTACCTTATGTCTAAGAAAAAGTACATTTTTTCATTGGATGACGATTGTATTCCGGCCAAGGATCCAAACGGGTATTTAATCAATCCCCTAGAGCAGCACATTGTGAATCTCATGAACCCTTCCACTCCATTTTTCTTCAATACGTTGTATGATCCTTACAGGGATGGGTCAGATTTTGTAAGGGGTTACCCATTTAGTCTCAGACAGGGTGTTCCCTGTGCTATATCATGTGGGTTGTGGATGAATTTGCCTGATTATGATGCACCCACACAGATCCTGAAGCCCGATGAAAGAAACACCAGGTATGTTGATGCTGTCTTGACAGTTCCCCATGGCGCCTTGTTTCCCATGAGCGGCATCAACATTGCGTTCAATAGGGAAATTATCGGTCCTGCAATGTTTTCAGGACTTGCTAGGTCTGGAGCCGGCAAGCCCCTCTTATCCAGGTATGATACTCTAGAAGACATCTGGTGTGGTTTATGCTGCAAGGTCATATGCGATCATCTTGGTTATGGAATCAAAACAGGTCTGCCTTATGTGTGGAGAAAGGAGGATTTTGGAGATCCAATGGTTAGCCTTAGCAGAGAGTATGAGGGTGTTAAGTGGCTTGAGGAGATTGTACCATTTTTCCAGGCGCTTCGTTTGCCTCGGACTGCGCTTACTGTTGAAGACTGCTTTGCAGAAATTGGTAAACAAGTAAAGGACAAGTTCAGAAATTTGGATCCCCTCTTCAGTGAAGTTGGTACATCAATGGAGGATTGGGCCAAAGCATGGAAAGCAGCCTCTTCCTAA